One Flavobacteriales bacterium genomic region harbors:
- a CDS encoding riboflavin synthase, whose translation MFTGIVEALGTVVNIVSEEGNVHYYISAPFIRELKIDQSIAHNGVCLTVVDIQQDAYVVTAIAETLSKTNLENWCLGDEINLERCMKLGDRLDGHIVQGHVDQTAICTSVTEENGSWKFHFMYTENENVTVTKGSICVNGVSLTVVDSSKGEFSVAIIPYTYEHTNFHHLKPGDKVNLEFDIIGKYVSRLMAK comes from the coding sequence ATGTTTACAGGAATTGTTGAAGCTTTGGGCACTGTGGTGAATATTGTTTCCGAAGAAGGAAATGTTCACTACTATATTTCTGCCCCTTTTATACGCGAATTAAAAATTGATCAGAGCATTGCGCACAATGGCGTTTGCTTAACGGTAGTGGATATACAGCAGGATGCCTATGTGGTTACTGCCATTGCAGAAACGCTCTCTAAAACCAATCTTGAAAACTGGTGTCTGGGCGATGAGATTAACCTGGAACGCTGCATGAAATTAGGCGATCGTTTGGATGGACATATTGTGCAAGGCCATGTGGATCAAACGGCCATTTGCACATCAGTGACAGAAGAAAACGGCAGCTGGAAATTTCATTTTATGTATACCGAAAACGAAAATGTAACAGTAACCAAAGGTTCCATTTGCGTTAATGGGGTTAGTCTTACCGTTGTTGATTCTAGCAAAGGCGAATTTTCGGTGGCGATTATTCCCTATACCTACGAACACACGAATTTTCATCACCTGAAACCAGGTGATAAAGTGAATCTTGAATTTGATATTATCGGTAAATATGTTTCGCGTTTAATGGCGAAATAA
- a CDS encoding gliding motility-associated C-terminal domain-containing protein, with the protein MLKRLLAFLFILWSFSASATHNRAGEITYEWMGGYTYRFTIRICTNEGSNIADRPELEIWYGDGERDTVPRVSETMVPPIGSFSGSDNIYIATHTYDGPFTYYIQVLDPNRNQGILNISNSVNVPFCLRTTLVISPFFGLNYGNSSCVPEKFPCPEIGCVGGRYCFNSAAYDPNGDSLAYELVPCMGDNGNDNGCSPLPFGAVYSYPNVIGGGTISIDPVTGTFCWDNPQIQGEYNIAILIKEYKNGMFVGSVLRDIQITILGICNNDPPQLTPIADTCVVAGSSISFSLTATDPNSGDVVTLNEYGQPFSLTTSPATFNTVGSNPVTGTFNWQTDCSHIRNSPYQVYFIAEDNDPQVPMIDVRSAMIKVIPPPVTGLSVSPVTNTMQLNWNPNTCSNIKGYRIYRKIGTGGGPFSGCCDENTATDNGYTLIATVNGLNNTSYIDNSSLVLGNDYCYVIVSYMQDGAVSCPSEEDCAHLLMDVPVITHVSVGETDLTAGIDTIRWVHPLELDTFSNFTGPYFYKIFKRDGFGNPSSLVFTTPQSNQLYLTQKELIIDTLNTQDKAYSYRVDLYQFNTVSGNEEYIGPTNHASSIFLSIAPADQQLILTWQEDVPWTNTYYKIYRESPTGSNNFVFIDSTFNQTYTDTGLVNGITYCYRVVSYGSYSDPRIPSPLINYSQKACKSPIDLTPPCAPTLSIDNDCEIPLNTLVWNNPNNSCADDVMSYNIYFTPVQGEAFTLLATINSNQDTVFTHVLDNGSIAGCYYVTAIDSVQYGNESLPSNIVCGDNCPVYFLPNVFSPNGDGDNDYFVSFPYRFVEKVDMNIYNRWGQLMFHTENPDIKWDGKNQDNQLECPEGVYFYTCKVYTIRLTGLEVIDLSGFIHLYRSNGASVH; encoded by the coding sequence ATGCTAAAACGCTTACTGGCTTTTCTTTTCATCCTGTGGTCTTTTTCCGCCTCTGCAACGCACAACAGAGCGGGTGAGATTACGTATGAATGGATGGGAGGTTATACATACCGCTTTACAATTCGTATTTGCACCAATGAAGGCTCCAATATTGCCGATCGTCCGGAACTTGAAATCTGGTATGGCGATGGAGAGCGAGATACAGTTCCAAGGGTATCGGAAACCATGGTGCCACCCATTGGATCTTTTTCGGGCAGTGATAATATTTACATTGCTACACATACCTACGACGGACCCTTCACGTATTACATACAGGTGCTCGATCCCAATCGTAATCAGGGAATCTTAAACATCAGTAATTCGGTAAACGTTCCTTTCTGTTTACGAACTACACTTGTTATTTCTCCTTTCTTTGGATTAAACTATGGAAACAGTTCCTGTGTTCCGGAAAAATTTCCTTGTCCGGAAATCGGCTGTGTAGGCGGAAGGTATTGTTTCAATAGCGCCGCTTATGATCCCAATGGCGACAGTCTTGCCTATGAGTTAGTGCCGTGCATGGGCGATAATGGCAACGACAATGGATGTTCTCCTCTTCCCTTCGGTGCTGTTTACTCTTATCCGAATGTTATTGGAGGAGGAACAATTTCCATTGACCCCGTAACCGGAACATTCTGTTGGGATAATCCGCAAATTCAAGGCGAATACAACATTGCCATTCTCATTAAAGAATATAAAAACGGAATGTTTGTAGGCAGTGTATTGCGCGATATTCAAATTACCATTTTGGGTATTTGCAATAATGATCCTCCGCAATTAACCCCCATTGCCGATACCTGTGTAGTTGCAGGAAGCAGCATCAGCTTTTCACTCACGGCCACCGATCCCAACTCGGGCGATGTGGTAACGCTGAATGAATATGGACAACCCTTTTCACTGACCACCTCACCCGCTACTTTCAACACCGTTGGTTCCAATCCCGTTACCGGGACATTTAACTGGCAAACCGATTGCTCACACATTCGCAATTCACCATATCAGGTTTATTTTATTGCGGAGGACAACGATCCGCAGGTGCCGATGATTGATGTGCGTTCTGCCATGATAAAAGTGATTCCTCCACCGGTAACAGGTTTAAGCGTTTCGCCGGTAACCAACACCATGCAGTTAAACTGGAATCCGAATACCTGCAGCAACATTAAAGGCTATCGAATTTACCGTAAAATAGGAACAGGTGGCGGACCATTTAGTGGCTGCTGCGATGAAAACACTGCGACTGATAATGGTTATACTTTAATCGCAACCGTAAATGGATTAAACAATACCAGTTACATCGACAACAGTTCATTGGTTTTAGGAAACGATTATTGTTACGTGATAGTTTCCTATATGCAAGACGGAGCAGTGAGTTGTCCTTCGGAAGAAGACTGTGCACACTTGCTGATGGACGTACCTGTAATTACACACGTTTCCGTAGGCGAAACAGATCTTACTGCCGGTATCGATACCATTCGTTGGGTTCATCCGCTGGAGTTAGATACATTCTCTAATTTTACTGGTCCTTACTTCTACAAAATATTTAAACGCGACGGATTTGGTAATCCTTCTTCATTGGTATTTACCACGCCGCAATCGAATCAATTATACCTAACGCAAAAAGAATTAATAATAGATACACTCAACACACAGGATAAAGCTTATAGTTACAGGGTAGATCTTTATCAATTTAACACCGTTAGCGGAAACGAAGAATATATTGGTCCAACCAATCACGCTTCTTCCATTTTCCTGAGCATTGCGCCGGCCGATCAGCAGTTGATTTTAACCTGGCAGGAAGATGTTCCCTGGACGAATACTTATTATAAAATCTACAGGGAAAGTCCGACAGGTTCCAACAATTTTGTTTTCATCGATTCAACCTTTAACCAAACCTATACCGATACCGGATTGGTGAATGGAATTACCTATTGCTACCGTGTAGTTTCCTATGGCTCTTATTCCGATCCGAGAATTCCGAGTCCACTTATCAACTACTCTCAAAAAGCCTGCAAATCGCCGATTGATTTAACGCCGCCATGTGCGCCAACACTAAGCATCGATAATGATTGTGAAATTCCATTAAACACTTTGGTATGGAACAATCCGAATAACAGTTGTGCCGATGATGTGATGTCGTACAACATTTATTTCACCCCGGTGCAGGGAGAAGCTTTTACGTTGTTGGCGACGATCAACAGTAATCAGGATACAGTGTTTACGCACGTGTTGGACAATGGATCCATTGCGGGATGTTACTATGTAACGGCGATTGACAGTGTGCAATATGGAAATGAAAGTTTACCGAGCAACATCGTGTGTGGCGATAATTGTCCGGTGTATTTCTTACCCAATGTTTTTTCTCCCAACGGCGATGGCGATAATGATTATTTTGTTTCATTCCCATATCGTTTCGTTGAGAAAGTGGACATGAACATTTACAATCGTTGGGGACAATTGATGTTCCATACCGAGAATCCGGATATAAAATGGGATGGAAAAAATCAGGATAATCAATTGGAATGTCCGGAAGGGGTGTATTTCTACACCTGTAAAGTTTATACCATTCGCTTAACCGGATTAGAGGTGATTGACCTCAGCGGATTTATCCATCTTTACCGCTCCAACGGGGCATCAGTACATTAA